From the Actinomadura luzonensis genome, the window CACGAACAGGAAAGCCGACTCCATCTCCACGATGGTCTGGCGCACGTCGCCGCCGCCGAAATGGCGCCCGGTGCCGCGGGCCAGGCTCTGGAAGCCGGCGGCCACGGCCGACAGGTGCTCGGCGTCCTCCCGGGTCAGCCCCTTGGAGTGGCCGACCGCCAGCCCGTCGGTCGACAGGATGACCGCCTGGCGCACCGCCGCCACCCGCGACGTCAGGTCGTCCAGCAGCCAGTTCAGCTCACCGATGTTGCTGGTCGGCAGACTCATGCATCCCCCTTGCTCATGGGCCCCTCCTCAGAGGCTTCTTCTCGGGCGCGCTGGGTCCCCCGCTGGAAGGCCGAGAACAGGTCGCGGACCTCGTCGGGGGAGCGCTCGGCCGGCTTGTCCTCCCCGGGCGGCCGGGGCGGCCCTGAGGACGTCTCCGCCGGCCTGGGTGAGACGGCGGCCTGGCGCACGCGCCTGGGCAGCCCCTTGTGGGTGCCCGAGGTCACGACCGCGAGCGCCTTCTTCCGCGTCCGGCTGGGCAGCGAGGCCATCTCCTCGCCGCCGTGGCCGGCCGTCAGCGCGGTCTGCTCGGTGACCAGGGAGCGCGGCACCAGGACGATCGCGATCGTGCCGCCGAACGGCGAGCGGCGCAGCATGACCTTGACGCCGTGCCGCTCGGCCAGCCGGGCCACCACGAACAGCCCGAGCCGGTCGCTGTCGGCCAGGTCGAACTCGGGCGGGTTGGCCAGCACGCG encodes:
- a CDS encoding roadblock/LC7 domain-containing protein translates to MSLPTSNIGELNWLLDDLTSRVAAVRQAVILSTDGLAVGHSKGLTREDAEHLSAVAAGFQSLARGTGRHFGGGDVRQTIVEMESAFLFVTAAGQGTCLAVIAEANVDVGHIAYEMAMLVKRVGQHITTNPRAGAS